GGGAAAGTATTATGTGTTGTAATAAGCTAgaggaaagaaggaaaaattgtATTGAATGAACGAAGGACCCTGTACGCTTGGTAAAGAAGTTAAATGAGGTCACGATTGAAAGAAAATCATTTGGTAGGGCAATTAGTAAAAGACCATTGTGATTGTGCTGTAAGACAACTGAAAATGTAAGAGCTGACATGTGGATTATGAATGTTCAAGAACAGTGAATTGGCAATTTGGCTAAAAAGTTGTGTGTGGCCGACGTTGATACTAGTTAGCAGATGATAAAGAGGGCGGGGCGGATGTCGATTTTACTTGGGACCTGGCTAGGTTGTTAGTGACAATTATATGGTGGTTTGTAAACTATAGTTCACAGACCCTTCTAAATTGGCAAAGTCTATGTGTTGGACGCCACAATTGAAAAAGGTTATATAGGATTTTTATCGCCATGTTTGATCATGGGTCCCCTAAAGCGTAAGGTGTTAGGAATGAGCCCAACAGTGTGTATCACTTTATCTAACACCGTCCATCAATCGAAACCATGTGTTGCAGGTCGATATACAAAACATCCACGCAGAGATAAAAAATGTAAGTAGGGAATACATGCAAAAGGAAGACTTCAAACAAATACCTCGACAAACCATAGCTCTGATATCATTGTTTGATTGATGACGTTCTACTCCTAACATGGGTCCAATAATTCACTGCAAGCTATCCAACATGGCATACATAGTTGGACTGCTCCCAGTAAGCATGCCTTAGTAGTCAAGTTTAGTGTATCAGTGTGTACAAGACTCCACGTTAGATTGAATTGCTACTTCACTTACCCTGATTCCTTTAGGCAAAAGACTGATTTTGAAACTCTAGATATTCAAAAGGAATCTAATCTTGAATCTGATCTATGAATATCATGCATGCATGATGTATCATTTCTGTTTGGTTGTTGATCCCACTCTATCAGTTTAAGATATGTTGCACAAGTCAGTGGCTAGTTACCGTACATGCTAATGCATTAGATTTGCCTGTACATACTAATGCATGCTGGGGACTTCCTAGTTTTAACCGTAGCTTATCATGGACCTTTGGCAGTTAAGCATGTCCTTGTTAACCATTGTCCCTACATGGAAGGAAGGATATAAGAGGTACTTATGgtctttagatggttatgatGATGAGTTTATATCATCATGCTTCACGTCGTATGTATATGGTGAATTTCCTGGTTGGTTTTGTTTAGCTGTCAGCTTAGCTCTGAATGTTTAGTTTTGGTGTTCATGGAACTGAAAATCTTTGACCAGCATGAGTTTGAAGCCGAACCAATTGAAACTAATTTGTTCAAAATGGTGCTTCTTGGCCTAGTTGCTTCTGGTACCATACTACTTTAGGAATTGTGAGATGCTCAATATACCTGCTTATGTTTTTCAAGGTTTAAATTGGAATATAAATGTGGCTGTGCCAATTTTATTTTCCGTTTGTAGATTTTCAAGCGGATTTTGTGCAGCAGAGGTGCAGAAAAATGGAGCATGATGAGACTGGATGCCAACCTGCTCCTGAAGGTCCTATCTTGTGCATCAACAACTGTGGCTTCTTTGGAAGTGCGGCAACCATGAACATGTGTTCCAAGTGTCACAAGGACCTGATATTGAAACAAGAACAGGCTAAACTTGCCGCTACATCCATTGAGAACCTCGTCAATGGGTCATCGAGTGGAAGTGGAAAAGGACCTGCCAGTTCTGGTACTGTGGATGTACAATTGGATTCTGTGGAACAAAAGACACTTTCTGTGCCACCAACTCCTGCATTTGGCTCTGGGGAAACTGTTGAGGCAAAGCCAAAGGAAAAGGAGGGTTCTAGTAAGTGCGCCACTTGCAAGAAGCGAGTTGGCTTAACTGGGTTCAAATGTAAGTGCGGTAACCTCTTCTGTGGGTCCCATCGCTACTCGGACAAACACGAATGCCCTTTTGATTACCGCACTGCTGCACAGGATGCTATAGCTAAAGCCAACCCTGTTGTCAAGGCAGACAAGCTTGATAAAATATAGAGCCGTCTGGGGTGAGAAGTTTAATGGTTCTGAATATCTGTTGCTTCTTCTTCATCTGTGGAAGTAGTTCCTAAGTGCCTCCCCGCATTGTACCCGTTCTTATCTTATATTTGCTATCTTTCCTGGGAACTTTGGCGGTTAGGACATCTCTGCTGTTTAAAGAACTCTTTATCGCTTGTGTTTGTCGAGATTGTTTGTTTGGCTCCAGTTGTCTTTGTGCTGGTTTGGTTGGACATTGGTGTGATTTGCTTTGTAACGTATCATCTTGGTTCAAATGGGTTTGTGCAATTTCTTCATAATATGGTATTGGGAAGTTATTCGTTGCATTCTTGGTGCTAAGCTTTCCATATGAACATTGTCACCATCTATATGTGTTGCTTCATTCgcttttgttttacttttccaTGCACAAAGCCATTGCAATTTGCTGTGCATTACAATGGGAGAATGGGGTTTTGGAATCGGGATCTTCTCTGCATGAATCTCATATTTACCGTATACAAAAGAAGTTTGATGGCCTTCACTACTTCTAATTATTTGATACGTTGGTTTTTTTCTGGATTGAATACATTGGAGCGATTTCCTTTTGAGAGAACAATTTCATCAGGAtaatttccttttttaatttggtttgtgCAGGAAATGGGTGCTCTGTCCTTGGTGTTATTGCCCAGTTTCTCGTCACCACTTTATTTGAGtctttttttgtgggttttaaTTGGGGTATCGATAGAGGGATTACAATTCTGAATCGGCATCAGTACTTAGAAACAAATTAGTTGGCAGAAACCGAGTTGGGATTTGAAATCTAGAGTGAATGATCGTTTTCATTAGGCTGTATACAAAAAAGTAGAGATGGATATGAATGCTGAGTGGTCCCAGTGAGAAGCACTGAGGGAGTAGGGACTGGTACCAGCTTCTCTTTGTCCAGGGATCCTCATTACTCGTGCGGAACAAACTAGTgtttcatctttctttttcagATAGGTATTCATGTAAATGAGCATGCACGAGTGTGGGCatcaaaatgcattttgttAACATCACGGACTAGTAAAATTTTCGAAACTGAAgattgagagtacgagagtaGAGCGAGGTAGTCTTACCGGAGGATTATATGACCTAGGTGAGAGTGATGGTGTATTTTCTTTACAATCAAGCTGAGTCGGTTTTCCCTCGCGATTGGATTAACTAACTGCATCCTCTCTTTGAACTACCATCCAACGAATGGAACCCGTTTTTTGATTGGACTAAAAGTGAAGGAATATAAATCTCATCGGACTGATAAAGAAGagattaacaatgttaattttttaatataatatTGCACATCTTGTGCTTGTTGGATATAATATTTGAGACTATTGCTCATTGGTGAGATGATGAACATATTCTGGGGGCATGCAGATTTGCAACTCAAAGAAACATTATGAAGGCCTTCAAGCTCCGCCGGACAATTTTCCCAGCACGTACGTCTTTCCCAAGTTCAACAGATTCTCACTTCTCAAAACCAAATTAGGGAAGTAGGAgatgtttttttcccccctatTTCAACAGTAAACAGACCATGTTTTGCTGGAAATACAATCGCGCATCAGGCATCTGATGACGAACTCGCTTTCAGGCCACAACGATAAGGTATATACAGAATCAGCCATTCGAGGTTTGTGTATTGTCTCTGCACTTGGATTCAAACTTCTCAAACTGGAACGTGTATATAGTATGTAATATGTTGTCACAAATTCAACAAAAGGAATATTCTGGAACGCCCGGATACAAGAAATACTTCGGAGGGAATGCCTATTCTGCTGTTCAACTGCTTTATTGCATCAATTTCCTGATAATAACAAAGCTGTCGGCAAAAGAATATCTGAACTCAGCAATTCCATTTATTTCCCCTCAATTGTTGCAAAGCAAACCTCAATGAGAAATAAAGTCCTGTATTTTCTGACAAATCCACGAACGAGAACAGAAAATCAATAAGCAAGAGGCCAAAAATAGAAGGCTGGACTTCAACTGGCATACCTAGAAACTAGTCATTTGCAGGTGCAAAGAGAAAGCCAATCGGTACCATGTAGACTCTGAGAGCCCAGCACAACATTTTACTGTCCTAACTACAACCAAACATTCTCATGTAGATTTCAAAGAACATCAGCCACCTAGCACCACCACACAAAACCTCAAAACTAATGCTGCCTAAACGATCTTCAAATCACCAAAGTCACATTCCCGAGAACGCATATACTTCATAGATAGAAGATATCCATGAACCTTGTTGGAGAGAGTTGTAAATAAGCCAGTA
The sequence above is a segment of the Rhododendron vialii isolate Sample 1 chromosome 13a, ASM3025357v1 genome. Coding sequences within it:
- the LOC131314620 gene encoding zinc finger A20 and AN1 domain-containing stress-associated protein 4-like: MEHDETGCQPAPEGPILCINNCGFFGSAATMNMCSKCHKDLILKQEQAKLAATSIENLVNGSSSGSGKGPASSGTVDVQLDSVEQKTLSVPPTPAFGSGETVEAKPKEKEGSSKCATCKKRVGLTGFKCKCGNLFCGSHRYSDKHECPFDYRTAAQDAIAKANPVVKADKLDKI